GAGGGCCCGAATCTTCAACGCCCGTTCATCATAGGCCAAGAACTTCAACAACCGATAGGCTTCCTCCGGATACTGGGTTTGGGTACTAATACCCAAAGCCCGGCTCACAAATTCGTAGCCTCGACCGTTGCCCGGCCCCTCACCTAAGGGTGGCAGGGTGATGTCCCACTGGAAGTTGGCATTGGCAAAAGAGTAGGCACCCCACAGACCACTGACCACCATGGGCACCGTCTCCGAAAGAAACAAGCTGGTATACCAACCCGAGGGAGGCATCAGCTCCAGACTGGCCAGGCTCGCAAAGGCTTCATAGCCGGCGATGGAGGCTGGGGAGTCGATGAGGGTATCGGTAGGGTTACGCCAGTCGTCCACCAGGGCCCCACCCCAGCTGTGCACGAAGTTAAGGGGATGGTAGGCATGAAAGCCCCAGCGGGTGATCTCGTTGCCATCCATGTGTCGCAGTTTGCCCGCGTATTTTATGAA
The genomic region above belongs to Bacillota bacterium and contains:
- a CDS encoding extracellular solute-binding protein, giving the protein MVAALFYNLDIINESGLAPPPAEWPWEDFIKYAGKLRHMDGNEITRWGFHAYHPLNFVHSWGGALVDDWRNPTDTLIDSPASIAGYEAFASLASLELMPPSGWYTSLFLSETVPMVVSGLWGAYSFANANFQWDITLPPLGEGPGNGRGYEFVSRALGISTQTQYPEEAYRLLKFLAYDERALKIRALSIASEGVQGDLPPRFSVARGEAFVGNDLGPKNKMVFIGNPVKYTLIGELF